In one Sphingomonas sanguinis genomic region, the following are encoded:
- the typA gene encoding translational GTPase TypA yields MSLRNVAIIAHVDHGKTTLVDQLFRQSGTFRDNQRVEERAMDSNDLEKERGITILAKPTSVDWTPPGSDESIRINIVDTPGHADFGGEVERILSMVDGVVLLVDSSEGAMPQTKFVTGKALALGLKPIVVVNKVDRADARIQEVLDEVFDLFVSLDANDEQLDFPVLYASGRNGYASTDMDAREGTLIPMFETIVNHVPAPKVEVEDVPFTFLVTLLDRDNFLGRILTGRVNSGTVKLNQAIHALDADGNVIETGRASKILSFRGLDRVPVEEAKAGDIISLAGLAVATVANTIADTSVSVPLQAQPIDPPTLSMRFAVNDSPMAGREGSKVTSRMIRDRLMREAESNVAVKVTESDDRDSFEVAGRGELQLGVLIETMRREGFELGISRPRVLFGEDEDGKKTEPYETVIIDVDEEYSGTVVEKMNLRKAEMTDMRPSGGGKTRITFSAPSRGMIGYHGEFLSDTRGTGIMNRLFEKYGPHKGKIEGRKNGVLISNGAGEAQGYALGPLEERGILFVGHGEALYEGMIIGENAKTDDLEVNPMKAKQLTNFRASGGKDDAIRLTPPKKMTLEQAIAYIDDDEMVEVTPKSIRLRKRYLDPNERKRAARSKAA; encoded by the coding sequence ATGAGCCTCCGCAACGTGGCGATCATCGCGCACGTCGACCATGGCAAGACGACCCTGGTTGATCAGCTGTTCCGCCAGTCGGGCACCTTCCGCGACAACCAGCGTGTCGAAGAGCGCGCGATGGACTCCAACGACCTGGAAAAGGAGCGCGGGATCACCATTCTCGCCAAGCCGACCTCGGTTGACTGGACTCCGCCGGGCAGCGACGAGTCGATCCGCATCAACATCGTCGACACCCCCGGCCACGCCGACTTTGGCGGCGAGGTGGAGCGCATCCTCTCGATGGTCGACGGCGTCGTCCTCCTGGTCGATTCGTCGGAAGGCGCGATGCCGCAGACGAAGTTCGTGACCGGCAAGGCGCTGGCGCTGGGCCTGAAGCCGATCGTCGTCGTCAACAAGGTCGACCGCGCCGACGCGCGTATCCAGGAAGTTCTGGACGAAGTGTTCGACCTGTTCGTCTCGCTCGACGCGAATGACGAACAGCTCGACTTCCCCGTCCTCTACGCCTCGGGCCGCAACGGCTATGCCTCGACCGACATGGACGCGCGCGAAGGCACGCTGATCCCGATGTTCGAGACGATCGTGAACCATGTCCCGGCCCCGAAGGTCGAGGTTGAGGACGTGCCCTTCACCTTCCTGGTGACGCTGCTCGACCGCGACAACTTCCTGGGCCGCATCCTGACCGGCCGCGTGAACTCGGGCACGGTCAAGCTGAACCAGGCGATCCACGCGCTCGACGCCGATGGCAATGTCATCGAAACCGGCCGCGCGTCGAAGATCCTGTCGTTCCGCGGCCTGGACCGCGTGCCGGTCGAGGAAGCCAAGGCGGGCGACATCATCTCGCTGGCAGGTCTGGCCGTCGCCACCGTCGCGAACACCATCGCCGACACCAGCGTCAGTGTGCCGCTCCAGGCGCAGCCGATCGATCCGCCGACGCTGTCGATGCGCTTCGCCGTCAACGACTCGCCGATGGCGGGCCGTGAGGGCTCGAAGGTCACCAGCCGCATGATCCGCGACCGCCTGATGCGCGAAGCGGAGTCGAACGTCGCGGTGAAGGTCACCGAGAGCGACGACCGTGACAGCTTCGAGGTTGCCGGTCGCGGCGAACTCCAGCTGGGCGTTCTGATCGAGACGATGCGCCGCGAAGGCTTCGAGCTGGGCATCAGCCGCCCGCGCGTGCTGTTCGGCGAGGACGAGGACGGCAAGAAGACCGAGCCGTACGAAACCGTCATCATCGACGTGGACGAGGAATATTCGGGCACGGTCGTCGAGAAGATGAACCTGCGCAAGGCCGAGATGACCGACATGCGGCCCTCGGGCGGCGGCAAGACCCGCATCACCTTCTCCGCGCCGTCGCGCGGCATGATCGGCTATCACGGCGAGTTCCTGTCGGACACGCGTGGCACCGGCATCATGAACCGCCTGTTCGAGAAGTACGGCCCCCACAAGGGCAAGATCGAAGGCCGCAAGAACGGCGTTCTGATCTCGAACGGCGCCGGCGAAGCACAGGGCTATGCCCTGGGTCCGCTCGAAGAGCGCGGCATCCTATTCGTCGGTCACGGCGAGGCGCTCTATGAGGGCATGATCATCGGCGAGAACGCCAAGACGGATGACCTTGAGGTCAACCCGATGAAGGCGAAGCAGCTGACCAACTTCCGCGCGTCGGGCGGCAAGGATGACGCCATCCGCCTGACCCCGCCGAAGAAGATGACGCTGGAGCAGGCGATCGCCTATATCGACGACGACGAGATGGTCGAAGTGACCCCGAAGTCGATCCGTCTGCGCAAGCGCTACCTCGACCCGAACGAGCGCAAGCGCGCGGCTCGGTCGAAGGCGGCGTAA